A single region of the Ascaphus truei isolate aAscTru1 chromosome 6, aAscTru1.hap1, whole genome shotgun sequence genome encodes:
- the LOC142498117 gene encoding prolyl 3-hydroxylase 1-like yields MAPSSSLSPLIPGAFLLALLFSFVGGQPLLASRLEPYDSLYDSGVEAYYRGDWQSVILAMEKALRSRELLRRHRIHCRLHCANLTDFGDLPPGWGPVQDLSFFQKMLGRAECLKSCEQERIGAPATFYLASEELELEFRKRSPYNYLQVAYFKIHKMDKAVAAAHTFYVANPDHMEMRQNLEYYKMMAGVKESDFKDLEAKPHMQEFRLGVGYYTDEESAPSITHFEKALEEYFVADLECRSLCEGPYDYDGYNYLDYSADLFQSITDHYVQVMSCRQSCVGQLASQPGREKPIEDFLPSHFNYLQFSYYSKSQNKEDKIDINIKCLFPHKLILSF; encoded by the exons atggcgccctcctcctcgctctcccccctcatacCAGGGGCTTTCCTCCTCGCCCTCCTCTTCTCCTTTGTCGGTGGCCAGCCGCTCCTAGCCTCCCGGCTGGAGCCCTACGACTCCCTGTATGACAGCGGCGTGGAGGCGTATTACCGGGGGGACTGGCAGTCCGTCATCCTGGCCATGGAGAAGGCGCTGCGCAGCCGGGAGCTCCTCCGGCGCCACCGCATCCACTGCCGGCTGCACTGCGCCAACCTGACCGACTTCGGAGACCTGCCGCCCGGCTGGGGCCCCGTGCAGGACCTCAGCTTCTTCCAGAAAATGCTGGGCCGGGCTGAGTGCCTGAAGAGCTGCGAGCAGGAGAGGATCGGGGCCCCCGCTACCTTCTACCTGGCCAGCGAGGAGCTGGAGCTGGAGTTCCGCAAGAGGAGCCCCTATAACTACCTCCAAGTGGCCTACTTCAAG ATCCATAAAATGGATAAAGCAGTAGCCGCTGCACACACTTTTTACGTGGCAAATCCTGACCACATGGAAATGAGACAGAATTTGGAGTACTATAAAATGATGGCAGGCGTCAAGGAATCTGACTTCAAAGACTTGGAAGCCAAACCACACATG CAAGAGTTCCGTTTGGGAGTAGGTTATTACACAGATGAGGAGTCGGCACCGTCTATTACTCACTTTGAAAAAGCTCTGGAGGAATACTTTGTAGCAGACCTTGAATGTCGGAGTCTTTGTGAAGGACCGTATGATTACGATGGTTACAACTACCTGGATTACAGTGCTGACTTATTCCAGAGCATTACCG ATCACTATGTGCAAGTTATGAGCTGCCGGCAGAGCTGTGTTGGACAACTAGCGTCACAGCCAGGACGGGAAAAGCCCATTGAAGACTTCCTTCCTTCTCATTTCAACTACCTGCAGTTTTCATATTACAGTA